The DNA region CAAGATGATCGTTGGAAACAGAATTGAATGAACTTCATTTAAACTCTGAAATGATCCAACATTTCCATGTTTCTCTCCAGGCTCTGCAGCAGAAGAACGTGGAATGTGCCAGAGTCTACGCCGAGAACGCCATCCGGAAAAAGAACGAGGGTCTGAACTGGCTGCGGATGGCGTCCCGGGTGGATGCAGTGGCGTCTAAGGTCCAGACGGCGGTCACCATGAAGGGGGtgagttgctgcatcacatgctgctgcaggaggagaaccTGTTTGTGATcctaaactgaaacattttcacatcGTCAGGTGGCCAAAAACATGAGCCAGGTGACCAAAGCCCTGGACAAAGCTCTGAACAGCATGGACCTCCAGAAGGTCTCTGCTGTCATGGACAAGTTTGAAACCCAAGTTCAGAACCTGGATGTTCACACCTCCGTGAGTGCTTGTTCACGTGACCTCCACCTCTCAGGTGTGCTGCTTCCTCTCAATCCCTGTTTCTGCTCCTGGAAAAGGTCATGGAGGACTCCATGAGCTCCGCCATGACGCTCACCACGCCTCAGGAGCAGGTGGACGACCTCATCCACCAAATAGCAGAGGAGGGCGGCCTGGAGGTGATGGACCAGCTCAACCAGCTGCCTGCAGGCGCCACCTCGCTGGGGGGGGAGAGCACGCGGAGCCAGGACAAGGAGGACCAGCTGTCCCGACGGTGAGTTCAGGTTCCCCTCCCCCTCCAGCATAGATCTACCGCCATGAAAACCCGGTTTTTACCGTGTTCATCTCACAGAGGACGACATAGATGAAGACAATCCAGATTCAAACCTCATTTCTGactaattctttattcaaactttatagtGAATCAGATGAATGTCGTTTGAAACAACAATCAGCAGACTCaagtcttcctgctctgctccattctgatcatcaaCTCCTAGACCAACTGATCCATGAACGTCCttgttttcctctgagctggaatctggatcaggaCTGGATCTGGATCAGAATTGGATCTGGATCAGGACTTTATCTGGATCTGGAAAAGGACTGGATCAGGactgaatctggatcagaacttgATCTGGATCAGACCTGAATCTGGATCTGGATAAGGACTGGATCTGGATCAGACCTgaatctggatctggatctggataaGGACTGAATCAGGACTGAATCTGGACCAGAACTGGATCTGGATCAGACCTGAATCTGGATCTGGATAAGGACTGGATCAGGACTGGATCTAGATCAGAACTGGATCCGGATCAGAACTGGGTCTAGATAAGAACTGAGTCTGGATCAGGACTGGATCTGGATCAGAATTGGATCTGGATCAGACCTGAATCTGGATCTGGATAAGGACTGGATCAGGGCTGGATCTGGATCAGGActggatctggatcagaac from Oryzias melastigma strain HK-1 unplaced genomic scaffold, ASM292280v2 sc04391, whole genome shotgun sequence includes:
- the LOC112140159 gene encoding charged multivesicular body protein 1a-like, which codes for MIQHFHVSLQALQQKNVECARVYAENAIRKKNEGLNWLRMASRVDAVASKVQTAVTMKGVAKNMSQVTKALDKALNSMDLQKVSAVMDKFETQVQNLDVHTSVMEDSMSSAMTLTTPQEQVDDLIHQIAEEGGLEVMDQLNQLPAGATSLGGESTRSQDKEDQLSRR